The genomic window CGGCCATGCACAGCTGCAGTTACACGCCCACTAGAAAGAAATTTTTAGTTAACAATGTTTTACATTTCGTTTCCCTATTTAACACTGAAGAAATATTTCTTTCCTATCTAACACCAACTTTAATTTTTTTTTATGATAACCCCAACTTTAAATTTTGTTCCCAATACAACACTTCCAGCCATTTTTTAACCTAACGGTGTTAAATAACATGTGAAATGACAAGTTTACCCCTGGTGCCGGCTACAAAAACTCCTCGAGGCGGGTGGGGGGAACAGCTACCGTGCAGGGGAAACATGTCGGAGAGATTTGTTGGTCATGTCGCTCCTGCATTTTTATtatatttcttaatcttttttctGTTGTACAAGCAGTCTTGACGGTGCTTATATGCACGACGAGAGACTTGATTAGAACTAGAAAACCTAAGTCTAATATAAAGAAAATGATTGCATAGATGTTCGAGGGCGGAATTGTCATTTCATGTGCCATTTAACACTGTTTGCAAAAAAAAGGATGGAAGTGTTATATTGGGATAAAATTTAAAGATTGTGTTAGATAGGGAAGAAATATTTTTTCAGTGTCAAATAGGGAATAAAAATTTAAGatggtgttaaataaggaattttctccGCCCACTAGCCATGCGCAACTGCATGTGCACTGGTCAGGTGCAACTACATTTGCATGTCCGCTGACCTTGTGcaattatatttatgtattttaTTTGATTTATTTAGCTTCAACTGAAAAAACAACAAAATTTATATTAAGGTATTTTGAAAATATAAAGTGAACGGGAAAATTATATGCTGATGTCAGTAACTTATTGAGATCTAATCACACCGTTAATATATTCCATTTGCGTGTTGCTGTTGAGAAATGCATATCATCTTAAAAAGTGAAGCGCATGCCTTTGTTAAATTAGAAAAAATGGCTACAATTGAAAACCATGCGTGCATGTATATATAGGTTTCACTGATGAGAGGGTGTTTGGTTGGCCTTATCTTGCAGATCATAATTGTGCCTGATGCTCAGCAAGTTTCGTCCATAGATGTGCATCCGACGGAGCCATGGTGAGAGCGTCAGTTTGTTCTATAATGTGTGGTATATTGTACCAGCTACGTACAACTATAAACTGTATGTTCAATTCATCCATCCTTTGCACACAATTTATATGCAGGATTTTGACGACAAATCACGTAGGGATCATTCGTGTTTGGAACTACCACACAATGGTAGGCCGGTACTATTAATTTATCATGCATGCGTACATTCAGAACCGACTCAAGTTAATTGCTAATACATATGCATATGTTCTCTTGCCGGACACAGGAAACGCTGGACTCCTTTAAATTAGTGATATATGAACCAGGCAAGCATATGCTTACTTTCTAGCAGACTTGATTAATCTTTCACGTTGTAATTTGTTGATCACACACCACAAAGCTAAATCGTACCCCTTCGAACATATACTAATTCCGCTCAGTTGCATGCATGCAGTTTGTGCGGCAAAATTTATAGCAAGGGAGAAATGGATCATCACGGGTGATGGTAATGGGGTGATCCATGTGTACAGTTACGACCAAAACCAACATGACAAGACCTTGGATGCTCAAGATAGTTGCATCACAACTTTGGTTGTGCATCCAACGCAACCTTTTGTGCTGTCATTatctgatgatgaagatgacccaTTGATCAAGCTTTGGGACTGGGACAGGGGCTGGGAATGTACTCGAGAATTTCGGGGACACACTAACAAAGTGATGCAAGTAACGTTTAACCCAGAGAACAAGGACTGTTTTGCTAGTGCTTCCTGTGATGGCACGGTCAAGGTTAATTAATCTGCTTACTTTAGTTCTTCTTATGTTTACGAAAAAAACTTTAATTCTTCTTATCAAATTTGTTAATGATTTAATTTTTATGCACTTAAAATAACTGGCGTTAAATGACTCATAGATCTGGAGCATCTGTTCCGATAAGATCACCACACTGAAATTGGGTGGTCAAAGCCTGCTCTGTGTTGATTACTTTACACGCCGTAATCAACGATATCTGATCGTGGGCTGTCAAGACAAGACCGCACAGGTGGATGTGGCCTCTTCCCTGCATACATCATATACTCTTAActcaatcataatatatacaattaATCGTAGTTAGCTACCAAGTTGCCATATAGCACGCTTCTaaaaaaaatgttccttatttgtTGTTGCTGAATCAAGATCTGGAAATTGGAGATGAATGGATGTTTTGACAAGCTAGAAGGGCATGCAGGCCATATCAGTGCCGTCAGTTTGCACCCGGAGCATCGATTGTTACTTACAGGTTCACTTGACGGAACCGTACGCGTATGGAACTCCATTACCTACAAGTACGTATGGCTTCAACTTTACTACAGCCACTACATATATAGCTGAATTTCCATGTGTAGGATTGTACAGTGATTGTAGACACTACATTTTCAGTTGCATAGTTAACAGTGCGTTCCCCTCCTAACATGATAGGCTTGAGAACATAATTGGTTTCAACCTCGGTGCAGTTTATGCTTTTGGATGCATAAAGGGCTCAAGGTAATTGGCAATGAATTTCATGTGTGTCCTTTCTCTAGTAtactattccctccgttccaaaattattgtcatggttttagttcaatttagttcaaatttgaactaaaaccatgacaataATTTTGGAATGGAAGGAGTAGTTAATTGGAAAATTCCCAATCTGGTTTGTTTCATTTTGCTAAACATTGTAAGCAAAAAAAAAAAGGAAATGAACTGTGTGACTTGTTGAAGTTCAATCTACAAAACTTAACAAGTAAGGTATGCAATACTTTATGTTTGAGAGCTTAGGTATAAATGATTATCACGGGTCTGAATACATTCATATTTGACAACAAACAATTGGTTTGGTGCCTAGTGGGTTGGTTGTACACAAATTCACCATGGACCAAACGTCAGGCTTGATGTCCAGTGCGTCTCATTAGGTCAAACTATTCAGGCCTCCgttttcatctctctctctctctctctctgtgtgtgtgtgcgcgcgcgcgcgcctctacatcaaacAGCGGGCACATCCATATTTGTTAAGTTCAGAGTGTCAAACGTTCACAATgtcgtactccctcctttccggtttatagggcttatatcaaaattttagttttttcattttataaggctcaatttggttgttccccatcacatgttcagatttcaaggtgcattaaatcattgcatgcaagtattaagagaaaattgaccaatgcatgtaatttatgcatgcatacattgcaattaatgcattggtaaacatacttttttaagaaaacaagagcattaattgggtgcttttgcaaactacaaaaagtatttcaccactcaccatctaccttggttggtgatatttttgaattgagccttaggAATAGAAGTGGCGCACCTCCTGAAATGCAACCAGGCACTAAATAACTCAATCATCTATGCTATAATTGGATCAACATCCAACCCGGATGAAGAAACAATTACATATGTTAACATTGGATTGCCATCCAGCCTGGTTAGGGAAACCCCGTGCAGTCATCTCCCGTTGGTTTACACCCCCAAAGTTCATAGATCCTTTGTTCTCCACAGTTAGTACTGTTGCCCAGGCACGGATAAAACTGGATGGCTCGTAGATGATGTGCAAAAGTTTAGAAATTTGGATTTATTAAAAGCAAGCTCATTACAACAATTTTTTAATGCCCACACTAAAGCGCAAACATCAATACATATTCGTGCCTTAAGCTTAGTGGGAACTCCCATCAATCAGTTACCACTTGCCAAACATATTTTCCATTCTAGTTGGAGATGGTAGATTAAGCGCAACATGTAGCAAATAAATTCGTCGGTGGTGGTAGTGGTTGTTTATATATGTGAGTCTAAGTTTGTACTTGATAAACACAAtcatattttgtgtgatgaagtatTTCACAACCTTGCTCATCTTGTATTTGATAATTACATATTTGTGACATCGTCTATTAATCTTCTCAATTCTTACGCAACATTCTGACTGATCTTTTCAGGATGGTGGTTGGGTGTCATGAAGGAATAGCAATGGTGAAAATTTCTTTGCCTTCAGCATCAAGGTGTTAGAAGAGAGTACAACGAAGAAATATTATGAACATAATAAATGCATTTATTGGTTCAATATTTGATGTAGACAATTGAACTTCATAAATTTCACTTGGCACCAGCTACCAAGAACTTTCCTAAAAATACATGTATTATTTGCTTCCACAACATTGATGTGTTTAATTATGACAAACTATGCTAGCAACTTGTATGGATTGTTTGGGAATCATTGCTGCTCAGAATA from Triticum aestivum cultivar Chinese Spring chromosome 3B, IWGSC CS RefSeq v2.1, whole genome shotgun sequence includes these protein-coding regions:
- the LOC123067339 gene encoding coatomer subunit beta'-2 encodes the protein MRSPESEAHVACRERQWARERAASLEAVAQSFCGRRRMSVMLDHEEWVLVVCAAKFIAREKWIITGDGNGVIHVYSYDQNQHDKTLDAQDSCITTLVVHPTQPFVLSLSDDEDDPLIKLWDWDRGWECTREFRGHTNKVMQVTFNPENKDCFASASCDGTVKIWSICSDKITTLKLGGQSLLCVDYFTRRNQRYLIVGCQDKTAQIWKLEMNGCFDKLEGHAGHISAVSLHPEHRLLLTGSLDGTVRVWNSITYKLENIIGFNLGAVYAFGCIKGSRMVVGCHEGIAMVKISLPSASRC